In a single window of the Melissococcus plutonius ATCC 35311 genome:
- a CDS encoding C39 family peptidase, with amino-acid sequence MIKSGLKEDTAKNIATKDKITIKKKYSNKVEKPKKLIYSEIVNQEIQQNKLQGHLEIPLYLQTDKKWKQLSYGTNNGQKDNTIEFNGCALTSLAMITSFLDKKLVTPADILQWAGNNYFVDGQGTSWNIFSDYAQFKGYTFENLGVNIAAVKEHLNVKHPIIVSVKPGTFTRTGHIMVISGTSEDQFWINDPNDSEQKRHSIRKYTSEELLENAVNFWAIYTS; translated from the coding sequence TTGATAAAATCAGGATTAAAAGAAGACACAGCTAAAAATATAGCAACAAAAGATAAGATAACAATAAAGAAAAAATATTCGAATAAAGTAGAAAAACCAAAAAAATTGATCTATTCAGAAATAGTAAATCAGGAAATTCAGCAAAATAAATTACAAGGACACTTGGAAATTCCATTATACCTACAAACAGATAAGAAGTGGAAACAGCTGAGCTATGGTACTAATAACGGACAAAAAGATAATACAATAGAATTTAACGGGTGTGCATTGACTTCACTAGCTATGATTACTTCATTTTTAGACAAAAAATTAGTGACACCGGCAGATATTCTTCAATGGGCTGGCAATAACTATTTTGTTGATGGACAAGGTACTTCTTGGAATATCTTCTCAGATTATGCTCAATTCAAAGGATATACTTTTGAAAATTTAGGTGTGAATATAGCAGCAGTTAAAGAGCATTTAAATGTAAAACATCCAATAATTGTTTCAGTTAAACCGGGTACCTTTACAAGAACAGGTCATATTATGGTTATAAGTGGGACATCAGAAGATCAATTTTGGATCAATGATCCAAATGATTCAGAGCAAAAAAGGCATTCAATTCGAAAATATACGTCGGAAGAATTGCTTGAAAATGCTGTGAATTTCTGGGCAATTTATACATCATAA
- a CDS encoding glycoside hydrolase family 65 protein gives MQPFLLELTDIGNKAPEYIETIFTLSNGHIGVRASMPIKQKNNNGNPGTFVNGFYDIQPIIYGEWVYGSAKSHQTIVKLPSLREIVLIIDGKRSDEENWLIERETFELNLLTGSLNESYKIEITNDRIFHLMIESFVSLEQQEIFVSQYSVKAANFIGKLTIERNLHVKKLSEMNVKTSETPDPRVAKSISQLSTSHLSKHVAKITTQFSNQSLLLFQGEQTVTDKYLKDPLLSTTNLEIQPEKITTTISYVGVSSFFNQVEVTDEEVKKFENLFDKIDYHQLMKRQKEQLTDFWETSDIQITGNENLQKGLRFNLFQLFQNAGRDGKTSLPAKGLTGEGYEGHYFWDTEVYMLPFFIYTQPDVARQLLRYRCHILPNAQQRARVMNQKSGALFAWRTINGDEVSAYFPAGTAQVHINADISYAFQLYEIVTGDYEFIKDEGAEVIFETARFWLSYGEWILKDGKEYFYINEVTGPDEYTALVNNNYYTNKMAQNNLNYGIKLAKRYAGRIDESEQVLWEKAAKKMYFPYDEDKQLIRQDDSFFDKAIWPFDGTPKENYPLLIHYHPMILYKYQVCKQPDSLMAELLFPQDYDLEQIKRDYDYYEKITTHDSSLSYAIFSILASRIKQSEKAYQYFMDTALLDLTDIHGNVKDGLHAANLGGSWLSMIVGFAGLAFMQDRLLLENNLPVELTEMRFKLNVRENIIEFHLIENKIHANVKKKGQALTIEEQENKIIIWFAEKE, from the coding sequence GTGCAACCATTTCTATTAGAATTAACAGATATTGGCAATAAAGCACCAGAATATATTGAAACAATCTTTACATTGAGCAATGGGCATATTGGCGTACGAGCTTCCATGCCAATAAAACAAAAGAATAACAATGGCAATCCAGGAACCTTTGTCAACGGCTTCTATGATATTCAACCGATCATCTATGGTGAATGGGTTTATGGCTCTGCTAAAAGTCATCAAACCATCGTAAAATTACCATCATTACGAGAGATTGTCTTGATAATAGATGGCAAACGTTCTGATGAAGAAAATTGGTTGATTGAAAGAGAAACATTTGAGTTAAATCTCTTGACCGGTAGTTTAAATGAAAGCTATAAAATTGAGATAACGAATGATCGAATATTTCACTTAATGATTGAGTCATTTGTTTCACTTGAACAACAAGAAATTTTTGTTAGTCAGTATAGTGTGAAGGCAGCTAATTTTATCGGTAAGTTGACAATTGAACGTAATTTACATGTTAAAAAATTATCAGAAATGAATGTTAAGACAAGCGAAACGCCAGACCCACGTGTAGCAAAATCAATTAGTCAACTTAGTACAAGTCATCTATCAAAGCATGTTGCAAAAATAACAACACAATTTAGTAATCAATCACTTCTATTATTTCAAGGAGAACAAACAGTAACAGATAAATATTTAAAAGATCCACTGCTTTCTACAACAAATCTAGAGATACAACCTGAAAAAATAACAACCACTATCAGCTATGTTGGTGTTTCATCTTTTTTTAATCAGGTAGAAGTTACAGATGAAGAAGTTAAAAAATTTGAAAATTTATTTGACAAAATCGATTATCATCAATTAATGAAAAGACAAAAAGAACAGTTAACAGATTTTTGGGAAACAAGTGATATTCAGATAACTGGGAATGAAAACTTGCAAAAAGGATTGCGTTTTAATTTATTTCAATTATTTCAAAATGCTGGCAGAGACGGAAAAACAAGTTTACCTGCAAAAGGATTAACGGGTGAAGGATATGAAGGTCATTACTTTTGGGATACAGAAGTTTATATGCTGCCATTCTTTATTTATACCCAGCCTGATGTTGCTCGTCAGTTGTTACGTTATCGTTGTCATATTCTTCCAAATGCGCAACAACGAGCAAGGGTAATGAATCAAAAGTCAGGTGCCTTATTTGCTTGGCGAACAATCAATGGAGATGAAGTAAGTGCCTATTTTCCTGCAGGAACTGCACAGGTTCATATTAATGCAGATATTAGTTATGCTTTTCAATTGTATGAAATTGTTACTGGTGATTATGAATTTATTAAAGATGAAGGCGCTGAAGTTATTTTTGAAACAGCACGCTTTTGGCTATCCTACGGTGAGTGGATTTTAAAAGATGGAAAAGAATATTTTTATATTAATGAAGTCACTGGACCTGACGAATATACTGCATTGGTCAATAATAATTATTATACAAATAAAATGGCACAAAATAATTTAAATTATGGAATCAAATTAGCTAAAAGGTACGCTGGACGAATTGATGAAAGTGAACAAGTACTTTGGGAAAAAGCTGCAAAAAAGATGTATTTTCCTTATGATGAAGACAAACAATTGATTCGTCAAGATGATTCATTTTTTGATAAGGCAATCTGGCCATTTGATGGAACTCCCAAAGAAAATTATCCATTATTAATACATTATCATCCAATGATTCTATATAAATATCAAGTATGTAAACAACCTGATTCTTTAATGGCAGAGTTACTCTTTCCTCAAGATTATGACTTGGAACAGATAAAAAGAGATTATGATTATTATGAAAAAATTACTACGCATGACTCTTCTTTATCTTATGCTATATTTAGTATTCTAGCCAGTAGGATTAAGCAATCTGAAAAGGCATATCAATATTTTATGGATACAGCATTATTAGATTTAACTGATATCCATGGAAATGTAAAAGATGGTCTACATGCTGCAAATCTTGGAGGAAGCTGGTTGAGTATGATTGTGGGATTTGCTGGTTTAGCTTTTATGCAAGATCGTTTATTATTAGAAAATAATTTGCCAGTTGAATTGACTGAGATGCGTTTTAAACTAAATGTAAGAGAGAATATTATTGAATTTCATTTGATAGAGAATAAAATACATGCCAATGTAAAGAAAAAAGGACAAGCATTAACAATTGAAGAACAAGAAAATAAGATTATTATCTGGTTTGCGGAAAAAGAATAA
- the efp gene encoding elongation factor P: MIAASDLRAGMTFEQDGKLIKVLESSHHKPGKGNTVMRMKLRDVRSGATYDTTMRPDEKVQKAHIDTKPVQFIYIQDNVANFMDLETYEQYEVPTDLIENELKYMLENMEVKIQFYGTEVIGLTLPTTVTLRVVDTQPSIKGATVTGSGKPATMETGLVVNVPDFIENDELLEINTQEGTYLKRANK, translated from the coding sequence ATGATTGCAGCAAGTGATTTAAGAGCAGGAATGACCTTTGAACAAGATGGCAAGTTAATTAAGGTATTAGAATCAAGCCATCATAAACCCGGCAAGGGAAATACTGTTATGCGGATGAAGTTAAGAGACGTACGTTCAGGTGCAACCTATGATACTACAATGAGACCGGATGAAAAGGTCCAAAAGGCACACATTGACACAAAACCTGTTCAATTTATATATATACAAGACAATGTAGCGAATTTTATGGATCTTGAAACATATGAACAATACGAAGTACCTACTGATTTAATCGAAAATGAACTAAAATATATGCTTGAGAATATGGAAGTAAAAATTCAATTTTATGGTACTGAAGTTATTGGCTTAACTTTACCAACAACTGTAACTTTACGAGTAGTTGATACACAACCTTCAATTAAAGGAGCAACTGTGACTGGTTCAGGCAAACCAGCTACCATGGAAACAGGGTTAGTCGTTAACGTACCAGATTTTATTGAGAATGATGAATTATTAGAAATTAATACACAAGAAGGTACTTATTTAAAACGTGCCAATAAATAA
- a CDS encoding low molecular weight protein-tyrosine-phosphatase — translation MKHLLFVCLGNICRSPMAEAVLREKIKQKGLSNKLSVSSAATSSWEVGNIPHRGTRNILDKQHISYEKMRARQITKNDFDYYDWIIGMDNSNIEDLTQLASADQRKKVHLFMEPIEGEESLEVPDPYYTGNFNQTFQMVDKGTDAWLNKIKPQLEDE, via the coding sequence TTGAAGCATCTTTTATTTGTTTGTCTAGGAAATATTTGTCGTTCACCTATGGCTGAAGCGGTATTGAGGGAAAAAATTAAGCAAAAAGGTCTGTCCAATAAATTAAGTGTTTCCTCTGCCGCTACGAGTAGTTGGGAAGTAGGAAATATTCCACATCGAGGAACACGTAATATTTTGGATAAACAACATATTTCTTATGAAAAAATGCGTGCAAGACAAATTACAAAAAATGATTTTGATTATTATGATTGGATTATTGGTATGGATAATTCAAATATAGAAGACTTAACACAATTAGCATCAGCCGACCAACGTAAGAAGGTTCACTTATTTATGGAACCTATTGAGGGCGAAGAAAGTTTAGAAGTTCCTGATCCATATTATACAGGAAATTTTAATCAGACGTTTCAAATGGTTGATAAGGGAACAGATGCCTGGCTTAATAAAATAAAACCACAACTTGAAGATGAATGA